The genomic stretch ACTCGAGGGTCTCGCCGGCGAGCTCGTGGTTGAAGTCGATCCGGACGACCTCCTCGGTGACGTCGACGATCTCGCCGACCTGCTGCTGTTCGGTCTGGATCATCATCCCCTCCTCGGGGGGCTGGCCGAGCATCTCGTCGAACCCGTCGCGCTCCTGCTCGATGACCTGCTCGTCGGTGTGCTCGCCGTAGCCCTTCTCCGGGGGGACGGTGATCGTCTCGGAGTCGCCCTCCTCGAGGCCGACCAGCCCCTCGTCGAACCCCTCGATGAGCTGGCCCGCGCCGGGCTCGACGGTGAGCGGCTCGTACTCCCGTTCGGGCTGGGATTCGGCCAGCCCCGCCTCCTCGGCGACCTCCTCGCGGGACGTGTCGAACACCGTCCCCTCCTCGTCGGTCAATCGCCCTGTGTACTCGATCGTCGCCTGATCGCCGGGTTCGATTCCCATGGCCTCACATAGCTCGCGAAGCCGGAAAAACCCCCAGATACGCACCATAGCTGGCTCCCTTCGGAACCGGCCATCGAGGGTGGGCATGAAAGGGTTATTCCAGACGCCCCCGCTCCCCCTAGCCACTCGATGGATCGGTTGGCATCCCTCCGACGGGAGGCGAGCGGGCTCTGGGCGGGCGGCACGGGCAAGCTGCTGATCGTGATCGCGCTCGGCTGGGGGCTGCTCAACGGCACGCGGATGATCTACCCGGTGTTGCTCCCGCAGCTCAGCGCCGACTTCGACCTGACGCTCACCACCGCCGGCTTTCTGGTGACGCTCATCTGGTTGGGCTACGCGATCGGCCAGGTCCCCGGGGGCGTGCTGGCCGATCGGCGCGGCGAGCGGGCGGTAATGACTGCGAGCGTCGTGCTGGCCACCATTAGCCTGCTTTTGGTCGTGCTCGCGCCCTCGGCGCTCGCGCTGTTCGCCGCGACCGCGCTGTTCGGGCTGGGGCTGTCGCTGTACCCCGTCGCCCGGATCACCGCCCTCTCGGAGCTCTACCCCGACCGGATCGGGCGCGCGCTGGGCATCACGATGGCGGCGGGCGATACCGGCCAGACCCTCCTCCCGCCGCTCGCCGGCGCCATCGCGGCCGTGGCCGCCTGGCAGGCCGGGCTGGGGTTCGTTATCCCCGCCCTGGTGGCGGTCGCCGTCGCCCTCTGGCTGACGCTGCCGCCGTCCACCGATCGGGAATCGGGTGATGGCGACTTCTCGCTCGCGGGCGCCCGGAGCGTGCTCGGGCAGCTTCGCCACCCCACCCTCCTGTTCATGGCCGTCATCCTCTTCCTCTACATCGGCATCCTCCAGACGTTCTCGGCGTTCTATCCCACCTACTTGATCCAGGAGAAGGGCCTCTCTTCTGCGGCCTCGAGCACGCTGTTCGGCCTCTTCTTCGCCGTGGGGATCGTCGCCAAACCTGCGGCCGGGGTGGCCTACGACCGGGTCGGGATCCGTCGCTCGTTGCCGATCGTCCTCGCCGGGGCGATCGTCGGCTTCTCGTTGCTGCCGGTCGTCGAGAGCCTCGTCCCGCTGGTCGTCGTCACCGTGCTCGTCAGCACGATGCTCGGATCGGGGGCGATCACCCAGTCGTACCTCTCGGATACGATCCCCGAGGAGATCCAGGGCACCGGGCTGGGCGCGGTCCGCTCGTTCGCCTCGATGATGGGGGCGATGGGCCCGGTGCTGTTCGGCGCGGTCGCCGAGCGGGGCTTCTTCGACGAGGGCTACGTCCTGCTCGCGGTGCTCGTCGCGGTCATCACGCTGCTCACGCTTCGCCTGCCCGAGGACTGATACCGGCCGTCGCCGCCCCCTACCCGTCGTTCTCGGTCCCGATCGGCTCGATCTTGAAGATGTACTCGGAGTTGGCCTGATCGAGGTTGTGGGGCCGTTCCTCGGCGGTGTGCTCCCGACAGAGCGACACCTCAGCCTCGACCGCCCCGAGGTCGTTCTCCTCCTGATAGCGCTCGTACACCCAGAACTCGGCGGTCTTCTCGCACGATCGGCGGTGACAGTCGAACGGGGGCACGCCCTCCTCGTCGCTCATACCCCAAGGGAGTGACCGAGGCGACATAGACGTGTGCTTCTCGACCCGACGCCACTCGATACCCTCGGCTCCCTGGAACTGTCCGGGCTACAGCCGGGTGTAGACGCCCGACCCCGGATCGAGGAGCTCCTCGATCTCGATCCGGATCGTCCGCGAGTCGATCCGCGTTACTCCCGTCGCGAACGGCAGGGCGTCCGCCAGCGGCGGGGCGTACCGCCTGAGCAGGCCGCCGATCCGGTCGAGCTTCGAGACGTTCGCCGGCTCGTAGTACCTGATCTCGAGGGCGTAGGGCGACTCGATCCGGTCGTAGGGCTCGATCTCGTCCAGGCGGTCGATCGCGTTCGCCGCGCCCCGTCGGATCGCGTCCGCGACCTCCGCAGGATCGCGGTGGCGCGCCGACTCGCGGCCGGTCCCGTACTTGGTGGCGACGGTCTCGATCCCCGGAACGAACTGGCGGGCCTCGAGGGTCGCCTTGTCGTCGCCCGCGAGAAACACCGTCGGCACGCCCTGGCGGCCCGCGATCAGCGCCCGGCAGGCGAACTCGCCGACGAAGGTCCCGTTGAGCTTGTAGTAGTCGACCGCGAGCGAGGAGTAGGTGTGACAGAGCGGCGCGTCGGGCGTCCCCGCCATCGCGTGCTGGCCGACGAACAGCACGCCGTCGTAGTCCTCCCTGTCTTCCTCGTT from Halalkalicoccus tibetensis encodes the following:
- a CDS encoding FKBP-type peptidyl-prolyl cis-trans isomerase, giving the protein MGIEPGDQATIEYTGRLTDEEGTVFDTSREEVAEEAGLAESQPEREYEPLTVEPGAGQLIEGFDEGLVGLEEGDSETITVPPEKGYGEHTDEQVIEQERDGFDEMLGQPPEEGMMIQTEQQQVGEIVDVTEEVVRIDFNHELAGETLEFDVEVVSID
- a CDS encoding MFS transporter, translating into MDRLASLRREASGLWAGGTGKLLIVIALGWGLLNGTRMIYPVLLPQLSADFDLTLTTAGFLVTLIWLGYAIGQVPGGVLADRRGERAVMTASVVLATISLLLVVLAPSALALFAATALFGLGLSLYPVARITALSELYPDRIGRALGITMAAGDTGQTLLPPLAGAIAAVAAWQAGLGFVIPALVAVAVALWLTLPPSTDRESGDGDFSLAGARSVLGQLRHPTLLFMAVILFLYIGILQTFSAFYPTYLIQEKGLSSAASSTLFGLFFAVGIVAKPAAGVAYDRVGIRRSLPIVLAGAIVGFSLLPVVESLVPLVVVTVLVSTMLGSGAITQSYLSDTIPEEIQGTGLGAVRSFASMMGAMGPVLFGAVAERGFFDEGYVLLAVLVAVITLLTLRLPED
- a CDS encoding M55 family metallopeptidase, producing MRLLVITDLEGVAGIDSFFETRTGREERKGSAMDRLASEVNACIEGIRSRAPEAGIDVWDGHGSGGLRESDLEGGRYLGEGRPYFHLAGEHRESGEGGDGNEEDREDYDGVLFVGQHAMAGTPDAPLCHTYSSLAVDYYKLNGTFVGEFACRALIAGRQGVPTVFLAGDDKATLEARQFVPGIETVATKYGTGRESARHRDPAEVADAIRRGAANAIDRLDEIEPYDRIESPYALEIRYYEPANVSKLDRIGGLLRRYAPPLADALPFATGVTRIDSRTIRIEIEELLDPGSGVYTRL